The region ATGATATCTCTTTCGAGCTTGGACATATCTACTTCAATGCGAACGAGATCACGTGGAGGCACATAGCTGTAAAAATACCGATTGAAGCTGATCTCGTAGCCGACCTTCGTCTTTGATTCATCCACCCAGGCATCGGGCACGTGCGGCAGAACCTCGCCCTTCATGTACTCGTCCACGTCTTTCTTTAGCGGCACGTTCTCGTAGTCGCGCAGTTCCGGATCGGGTTCCGGGTTGCCCTTGGCATCGGTGCAGATTTCGGCCGTCTCGTCCCGCTCGGCGAGGGCCATGAGGATCGCCTTGAAAAGGGCGGCGGGGACCTTGATCCCGGCTTTCTTGAAGGCGGATTTTAAACGTTTAGAGAATTCATCGCGGTCTTTGACAATGCCGAGCGACGCGAGCGGCTCAAGAGCGGCCATAATATCCTCTTGAAGCTTATGACCCGCTTCGATCTCTGCCTTGGCGGCCTTGGTGTCCTTGCGCTTCTTGCTGGTGGCCAGGTTTGTGAAGGCCTTGGTCTCGGCAAGCCGCGCGATACGATCTTTGTTGACGGCGAAGTTGAGTCGGAGCGGACGCTCGACCGTGATGCGGCGGTAGCCGAAGTCTTCGTTGTCAAAGACGCGGATATGCTCGCCTTCCTTGAGCGTACCGTAGCGCCGCGTGATGTCGTCGCGCTGGTCGTCGCATACTTCGTGGCGCTTATTGCCGAGGGACTTGCGCATCTTTTTGAAGAAGCCGGTGCCGTCCACTAGTTGAATCCTGCCCCTGCGGCTTGGCTCCTTCCGGTTGGTGACGATCCAGAGATAAGTGTAGATGCCGGTGTTGTAGAAGAGTTGGTCCGGCAGCGCGACGATGGCCTCCAGCCAGTCGTTTTCGATGATCCAGCGGCGAATCTCGCTCTCGCCCGATCCGGCTGCCCCGGTGAACAGCGGTGATCCGTTGAAGACTATTGCCAGGCGCGTACCGCCTTCCTTGGGGTCCTTCATCTTGCTGATCATGTGCTGCAGGAAAAGAAGCGACCCGTCGTTGATGCGCGGCAAGCCGGCCCCGAAACGGCCGCCGAAGCCCTGCTCCTCATGCTCCCGCTTGATAAAGTCGGCCTCGGGCTTCCACTCCACGCCAAAGGGCGGATTGGCCAGCATGTAATCGAACTTGTGGCGGGGAAAACGGTCGTCGGTAAAGCTGTCGCCATAGGCAATATGTTCGATGTCCTGGCCCTTGATCATCATGTCCGACCCGCAGATGGCGTAGGCCTGGGCGTTGTAGTCCTGACCGAAGACCTCCAAGCGGGCGTCGGGATTCAGTTCCCGAACATAATCCTCGGCAACGGACAGCATGCCCCCGGTACCACAGGCCGGGTCATAGAGCGTCTTGACGATGCCCCTGGTCGTGAGCACATCGCTGTCGGGCATAAAAATCAGATTGACCATCAGACGGATCACCTCGCGGGGTGTGAAGTGGTCGCCGGCCTCTTCGTTCGACGCCTCGTTGAACCGCCTGATCAGTTCCTCAAAAATGTAGCCCATCTCAAGGTTCGAGACTTCCTGCGGGTGCAGGTTAATGTCGCAAAATCGGGATACAAGAAGGTAGAGACGGTCGGCCTTGTCGAGTTTCCCGATGTGTTCCTCGAAGCCGAAGTTCTCGATGATCTCCCGGGCGCGGGTTGAAAAGCCCTTGATGTAGTTGGTGAGGTTGGCGGCGATGTTGTTGGGATCGCCTTTGAGTTTCTCGAATGAATAGCGGCTTGTGTTGTAAAAGGGCACTCCCGTAACCCGGCACAGAAGAGGATCGATTTTTTTGACTTTTCCGCCGGAGAGCGTTTTCTGTTTGGCGAGCACCTTGTCCTTGGTCGGCTCCAGAACGCAGTCGAGCCGACGCAGCATCGTCATGGGGAGCATGACGTCCTTGTATTGATTCGGGCGATAGGGACCCCTCAGCAGGTCTGCCACTGACCAGATGAAATTCACTTTTCCGCTGAAATTATTCATATTCGCTCCCTAGTCCTGGCTAAGTCCCGCAGAGTCGATGAGGTCGTCCGCCAGTGCCAGCTTACCCTGCTTGATCATTTTTTTGCAGAATGCACTCAACTGAGCCTTGGCAAGTTTGGACGGCAAGGATTGTCCGTTTTCCCAACGATTTACGGTTGCGTAGCTGACATTCAACCGCCTCGCCAAGTCCTCCTGGCTCAAGGCGAGTTGCTGGCGGATTTCCTTTACCAAGGTCGATAAACTTCGATCTTCATTATCCATTCGGTGAACCTCTCGTCGTCAGGGCAGCAGACCTC is a window of Candidatus Zixiibacteriota bacterium DNA encoding:
- a CDS encoding helix-turn-helix domain-containing protein — protein: MDNEDRSLSTLVKEIRQQLALSQEDLARRLNVSYATVNRWENGQSLPSKLAKAQLSAFCKKMIKQGKLALADDLIDSAGLSQD